The Sylvia atricapilla isolate bSylAtr1 chromosome 5, bSylAtr1.pri, whole genome shotgun sequence genome includes a window with the following:
- the SYCE3 gene encoding synaptonemal complex central element protein 3 → MAESESQEGNYDNRGNKVQNFKTDMEELLEKMEELTVHAAWMAYDCVPTQTNPDLHNAMQHLEDAFLMCKEQMEKKWQEVLRESRGEGQKKE, encoded by the exons ATGGCTGAATCAGAATCTCAGGAAGGAAACTATGATAATAGGGGAAACAAGGTGCAGAACTTCAAAACAGACATGGAGGAACTTctggagaaaatggaagaaCTAACAG TACATGCAGCCTGGATGGCCTATGACTGTGTACCCACCCAGACCAACCCAGACCTGCACAATGCCATGCAGCACTTGGAAGATGCCTTCCTGATGTGCAAAGAGCAGATGGAGAAGAAATGGCAAGAGGTGCTAAGAGAATCTAGAGGTGAAGGGcaaaaaaaggagtaa
- the STYK1 gene encoding tyrosine-protein kinase STYK1, with product MAGDVRRFSRMLLECNSSDKLCVVREYQTEVIVVPALLVGLFVIVLTVILWLHCRGLRAKQEQSAPAGTQVTKKNQREPCSTESCYIQLSEKSVESLLNSASLTLKELEIPREKLLPDTLQLIKLGAYGSIYRAQLETGSSGKTKTVVLKALQDSASPQKVKDFLGRIKFHQNLGHHANLVKLVGCCVDQLPLYMIMEDVSLGDLLTFLWTCRKDVMAMDGVPYDLTERQVYEVGQQVAAALAYLEEKNLFHGDIAARNVLLHQNFTAKLCGLGLAYETHTHGTSSVTRKVPVKWQAPERLLSKPPTIKADIWSFGILLYEMITLGAPPYPEVPPSDILSYLQKQNIMRQPSSCQQAMYCIMKSCWQWNAAHRPSPADLLCSLKTAMKTSNGHTVLQVPEPVVPELYADVAGVDVHSLVREYTIL from the exons ATGGCAGGGGATGTGAGAAGATTCTCACGGATGCTGCTGGAGTGCAATAGCAGTGACAAGCTATGTG TTGTGCGTGAATATCAAACTGAAGTGATCGttgtcccagctctcctggtgGGACTTTTTGTTATTGTGCTCACTGTGATCCTTTGGCTCCACTGCCGTGGCCTGCGAGCAAAGCAGGAGCAATCAGCACCAGCTGGAAcccaag TGACGAAAAAGAATCAGCGGGAACCCTGCTCAACAGAGAGCTGCTACATCCAGCTGAGTGAGAAATCTGTGGAGAGCCTGCTAAATTCTGCATCCTTGACTCTGAAAGAATTAGAGATACCACGAGAGAAACTCTTACCAGACACTTTGCAGCTGATAAAACTTGGTGCCTATGGGAGCATCtacagggcacagctggaaacTGGGAGCTCTGGAAAGACTAAGACTGTGGTATTGAAAGCCTTGCAAG aCTCAGCTAGTCCCCAGAAAGTAAAGGATTTCTTGGGAAGGATTAAATTCCATCAAAATCTTGGCCATCATGCAAACTTGGTTAAATTGGTTGGATGTTGTGTAGACCAGCTCCCACTTTATATGATCATGGAAGATGTGTCTCTTGGTGACCTGCTGACATTTCTGTGGACATGTCGGAAG GATGTAATGGCAATGGATGGTGTCCCCTATGACCTCACTGAGAGGCAGGTATATGAGGTTGGACAGCAggttgcagcagctctg GCTTATCTGGAAGAAAAGAACTTGTTCCATGGTGACATTGCTGCCAGGAATGTCCTTCTTCATCAGAACTTCACTGCTAAGCTCTGTGGTTTGGGTCTGGCCTACGAAACTCACACACATGGTACCAGCTCAGTCACACGGAAAGTGCCCGTCAAGTGGCAGGCACCGGAGAGGCTCCTGAGCAAACCCCCGACCATCAAGGCAGACAT atGGTCTTTTGGAATTCTATTGTATGAAATGATTACATTAG gTGCCCCACCGTATCCTGAGGTGCCACCTTCTGACATCTTATCATACCTGCAGAAACAGAACATTATGAGACAGCCCTCAAGCTGCCAGCAAGCCAT GTACTGCATCATGAAATCCTGCTGGCAGTGGAATGCAGCTCACCGGCCTTCTCCAGCAGACCTCTTGTGCTCCCTGAAAACAGCCATGAAGACCAGCAATGGGCACAcagtgctgcaggtgccagagCCAGTGGTGCCTGAACTCTATGCTGATGTTGCTGGTGTTGATGTGCACAGCCTGGTGAGGGAATACACGATCCTCTGA
- the LOC136361085 gene encoding killer cell lectin-like receptor subfamily G member 1 codes for MIPKCCEKSSTDPQGNPDPGPGFVADGTSKLQVKESKKKQHLKACDGDKKEPIYLNVKHRTAKEQRRQRAEGNRDTRNKGFPVLSTTCWIIAVVLGILFLALLGITAYFITKGCPCPCCPEQWVTYRGRCYSFSKEKNNWNSSQESCRAQGAHLLVISDTSESDFFQVLHTIFHWIGLQKDTDGDWTWEDGSKLSNEKVKSNAPVQSCAGLYSGAIHASSCEISAAWICEKSAQ; via the exons ATGATTCCAAAGTGCTGTGAGAAAAGCTCAACTGACCCTCAGGGAAATCCAGATCCAGGTCCAGGCTTTGTGGCAGATGGGACTTCTAAACTCCAagtaaaagaaagtaaaaaaaagcaacacttgAAAGCATGTGACGGGGATAAAAAGGAGCCCATCTATCTGAATGTGAAACACAGAACTGCCAaggaacagagaaggcaaagagcagagGGGAACAGGGACACCAGGAACAAAG GTTTTCCTGTTTTATCTACTACCTGCTGGATTATTGCAGTGGTTCTAGGGATCCTCTTCTTGGCATTGCTGGGAATAACAGCGTATTTTATTACCAAAG GCTGTCCATGTCCATGCTGCCCTGAGCAGTGGGTGACCTACAGAGGCAGGTGTTACTCCTTCTCCAAGGAGAAGAACAACTGGAATTCCAGCCAGGAATCCTGCCGGGCACAGGGAGCTCATCTCCTGGTGATCAGCGATACCAGTGAAAGT GACTTCTTCCAGGTACTACACACCATATTCCACTGGATTGGTTTGCAGAAGGACACTGATGGGGACTGGACCTGGGAAGATGGCTCAAAACTGAGTAATGAAAA GGTCAAGTCCAACGCCCCTGTacagagctgtgctggtctGTATAGTGGCGCCATCCATGCTTCCAGCTGTGAAATCTCTGCCGCATGGATCTGTGAGAAATCTGCTCAGTGA